The Filimonas lacunae genomic sequence CTCAAATCCTGCTTACGTATATGCAATATGCTTTTGCCCAACAGGCCGCAGTAGAAAAAAACTTTAGTCATCCGGCTGTGCTGGCCGTGCATCAGACTGCACAAAAGGTGCACCGCGAAAAGCACCGTATGGAAGCTTTTGTGCGCTTTCACCTTACTAAAGACCAGCTATACTACGCCGTAGTAGAACCCGACTTTAATGTACTTCCCCTGATAAGCGAGCATTTTGAAAAAAGATATGCCGATCAGCAATGGATGATCTACGATGCCCGCAGAAAATATGGCATCTACTACGATTTAACCACTGTAACCGCCATTGAAATGGATTTTAACACCTCCCTGCAACAAGGCAGGAATATTGCTGCCGCTTACGATGAAAAAGAAGAACAGTACCAGCATTTATGGCAACAATACTTTGCGCATGTAAATATTGCTGCCCGAAAAAATACCGCCCTGCATATCAGGCACATGCCCCTGCGTTACTGGAAATACCTGCCCGAAAAACAACCTGCCCGGTAACGAACTGGCAGGATAATTGAACCTGGTATAGAATAAAACTTACCATTATGAAACAGATAGCAGTCCTGTTGCTGGTTGTAGCATTTACTACCAGCTGTGGCAATAATAATAGCAACCAGGTACCATCCGATTCTCTTCCTCCAGGCGATCATACCATACAGCAAGACACTATAGGCCAGGGAGATACCATCAACAGAAACAAGGTTATGACAGACACTATTGCACGTAAACGCGCTCCTATGAATTAGCAAACAGTAGTTAGGCCATAATTTAAGATGGATTATAATAAAGGCAGAATCCTTAAAATAAGTTTAAGAGAATCACCCCTTCCGCTTGAAGTAGTTATTTTGCGGCTTTAATTCTACAGGCACATGGCAGAAAAGCTTTCAGCAAACACAGCCGAAAGAGAGGAACAATTACGCCTTCAGGCGGTAAAAATATATCGCCACGGAAAACACAACTGGCAAAACGAGTTACAGGAAATGGTGGTGTTAGCTGCTTCTATCACAGGTGCCCCTGTGGTATTCCTTTCCATCATCGATGATGCGCAACAATACCTGATTGCTTCACAAGGTTGCATCCTCACAACTATTGCCAAAGAGCTTTCGCCTTGTGTGCAAATAATACAACAGCAAACAATACTTATCAGTAATAAAGGATTGCCACCCCATCACCCCTTTACACAAACCTATGCCCCCTTACCTTTTTATGCCGGCATACCGCTTACCACCGCAGAAGGCTATATTATAGGCAGTCTTTGCATTATGGATACCACCACGCGGCAATTAACACCACAAGAAGTAGTAAGCCTGCAAGCCATTGCCCGTCAGGCAATGGAGATTATGAACAATGCTATTCACTTACAATATATCATAGGATGTAAAGAAGAAATGGCCGAAGCTGCTTTTTCCCTTCGCTCTGTACTGGACAACTCGCCCACCTTTCAGATACTGGTAAATACGCAGATGGAAATACTGGCGTTCAATGCAGCCGCCAACGAATTTGTAAAATTTGCCATAGGCAAAGGTTTGCAACAAGGCGAAAACATTATTCACTACTCCCCTCCCTCTTCTATCAGCAGCCTTATCAACAGCTTTAACAGAGCACTCAGTGGCGAAAGAGTATATGGCGAAAGGCAATTGAATTACGATGGCGGAGTAGAAACCTGGTGGGATGTGGTGTACTCTCCTGTACGCAGCAGCAAAGGAGATATTGTAGGCGTGGCTTTTAACGCCACAGACATTACCAGCCGCAAACAGAACGAACAAAAGCTACTGGTGCAAAACGAAAAGCTGAAAGAAATTGCCCAGATACAGTCGCATCAGGTTCGTGGCCCGCTTACGTCTATACTGGGCATTCTTAGCCTGATCAAAGAAGATAACTACCAGGCCAGTACCGAATATTTATTACTGTTGGAAAAAGCCGCTATTCAAATGGATGAAAACATCCGCCGCATTGTAACCCTTAACAGGAAAAGCAATGCTTAATAGATATTACACTCCCATAAGCCAGCAGCGCCACCGGTTATTTTAATACGTATATAACGCGCCTTGCCAATAGCATTCACCACATGCGGGCTGCACACTTTCTGCTCTGGCTGTGTACCACACACGGTCCAGTGAATGCCATCCACCGATTTCTCCATTATCCAGCTATTGCCATAGGTAGGAAATACAAAATACATTTCGCAGGAATTAACCGTTTGCGTTTTACCTAAATCAAACTGAATCCAGGGCGCTTTATCGGCAGTATCTGCCCACCAGCGTGTTCCGTTACTGCCATCCGCCGCATTAGCAGGTGTATAGGTAAAAGTTCGGCTGATTTCCTTTACACCTTTAAAAGCACCTTCGCCTCCTTCCGGATCAGCTTCTATTTTAGTGGTCACTACTTTTTCTTTTCTATAGCCCGATGCGGTGATCACCGCTTTGGCCGCTTTATTCAACCGCGGTCTCACCTTATATCTGCTCCACCACACTCCCTTGCCATCTACCTGCATAGGCTTTATAGTACCATCTGCATTAAACTGCATGCGGTTGGCAAACACCTGGCGGGTAGTACCCCCTTCGCCATATTCCAGGTACAGGAAAATAAACTCATCCGTGCCCGGAAACTGAAACACGTTGCCATGCCCCGGCCCCCAGATGCCGGTGGCAGTATCAGAGCGGATAAAGATGTTTTTACCTGCCGGCACTTCAAAAGCGCTTAACGGACTTTTACGACTGATCATATACCCATTGCAATAACTGGCGTGGCCCGATAAAGTGTAGAAGTAATAGTAAATGCCTTTTCTTTTAAACAGGCCCGGCCCCTCGGAGTAGCCTTGCAGCTTAGTTGGGATACTTACCACATCCCCCTGCCTGGTAAGCAAATCATCCTGCAAGGCCGATGCAAAACGCCTGCGCCAATAGAGATAGGCTTTGCCATCCTCCTCTACAAAAGGCTCACCATCTATATCATCTGCTACCGGCTTCGTTTGCTCAGCAGCTTTATCGGGCTGGTTAAAATAAATACCTGTGCCATTGGTAAAAGCAAACGGACCAGCAGGATTATCTGCCACCACTGTATAAGTACCCACCTTATCATCGGGTGTAACAATGGTAGGAAACAGGTAATACTTCCCGTTTTTATACACGGCTTTCCCAGGCGCCCAATAACGGAAATAGCCTGTTTTTTCCTTTCCTTTGGCATCGGTGAAAGCATAAGGCTTATCCCAATCCAACCCTGGCAGGGTTAAAGGGCCATCAAAATGCCAGTGAATAAAATCGGTTGACTTCCACACTACCGGCGTGCCGCCTTTAGCCAGGCCGGCATCCACATCGGTAGTGGCATACAGGTAAAAAGTATCTTTAAACATTACCAGCGAAGGGTCGGCAATATTATCTGGCACCAGCGGGTTATAGGCTTTTGTTGCGGAGGTTCGTTGTTGCGCCCCGGCAGGTATCATACTTACACCAGCCAGCAATGCAGCGGTTACAACACGGGATAAGGGGTTCATTGTTCAGTATTAAATGGAAGGTAAATGTAATAATAAACACTAAAAAACAGGTTTCCACTCCAGCACGCTTACCGGTCTGGGCGGCACATTTTCGGTTTTCTCTCCATCTCCCTGCGCCACCTGTTGCACAAACAAATGCAGTAACCCTTTGGTGTGCCACACATCTGTATCATACAAAGGCTCCCATTGGTCTACCGATGCTTCGTAAATATCTTTTATCTCCCACTGCGAACGGGCTATGTTTTTACAGGTAGCTACCGAAATTTTACTTCCCCTTTCCGCATCACGGAATATCACACAGGCGCTTACCTGTTTGCCTTTATTATTGACCACTACCTGCGGACGCGACACCGGTATTTTTTTGGTGCCCGTGCCACTTAAACTAAAAGAGGTAATGCGGCGGGTAATGATACTGCTGTGCCATTGACCCTGGTGATAATACACCAGCTGAAACTGTGGCACCTGCGTGCCTGCTGGCTTCCAGTAAGTGGCAATATAAGGGTTGCCCTTTTCATCGGCATACATGGCAGTTTGATTAATCAGCTCGCTTTGCTGCGGAATGCGGCAGGCATATTCTGCGGTAGCAGCAGTAATGGGCAGTGTATATTTTTCACCCGTTGTTTTTTCCCAGGTGATACCCCCATCTGTGCTGCGGGCATAACACATATCGTGATTAGTGGCCACATCCGGCGATTCTCGCCATACCCACGAAATATGTATAGCGCCCTTTGCATCTACCGTTGTTTGGCAGTAGGCATTTCTTTTGCCTTCCCCATCTATCAGGTTATCCTGTAACTGCACCCACTGGCGGGTAGCTATATCATATGTATTCACTACCAGGTTACCATTGCCTGATGCGCCATCGCGGTATAAAAAAAGCAGGTTGCCGCCGGGTAACTTATAAAACTCAGGGTACGCTACTTTTTGTTCGTGCTTACCTGTCATAACCATAGGCGCTTCCATTTGCAAAGCACCAGGCGCAACACTACGCGTATAGTGTAACACATTGTTATGATGATCCCACGACAGGTGCAAATACCCCTTACCATCGGTCATAATGCTAATGGCATTATGTGCATCACTGGCATTACCGGTAAAAGCGGTGGTATGTAATATCCATTGGCTTTTCCCCAGCTTTCTTTTACCCAGCACCACCTGTTTATTCAC encodes the following:
- a CDS encoding TIGR03915 family putative DNA repair protein, which produces MHTLVFDGSFQGLLSAVFTVFEYKLQQVQLVTPQQPLPLFGNRQEVITHTAQAQRVWNGLLRYISPEARQQLYKAFLSEQDTMPQILLTYMQYAFAQQAAVEKNFSHPAVLAVHQTAQKVHREKHRMEAFVRFHLTKDQLYYAVVEPDFNVLPLISEHFEKRYADQQWMIYDARRKYGIYYDLTTVTAIEMDFNTSLQQGRNIAAAYDEKEEQYQHLWQQYFAHVNIAARKNTALHIRHMPLRYWKYLPEKQPAR
- a CDS encoding PAS domain-containing protein, with protein sequence MAEKLSANTAEREEQLRLQAVKIYRHGKHNWQNELQEMVVLAASITGAPVVFLSIIDDAQQYLIASQGCILTTIAKELSPCVQIIQQQTILISNKGLPPHHPFTQTYAPLPFYAGIPLTTAEGYIIGSLCIMDTTTRQLTPQEVVSLQAIARQAMEIMNNAIHLQYIIGCKEEMAEAAFSLRSVLDNSPTFQILVNTQMEILAFNAAANEFVKFAIGKGLQQGENIIHYSPPSSISSLINSFNRALSGERVYGERQLNYDGGVETWWDVVYSPVRSSKGDIVGVAFNATDITSRKQNEQKLLVQNEKLKEIAQIQSHQVRGPLTSILGILSLIKEDNYQASTEYLLLLEKAAIQMDENIRRIVTLNRKSNA
- a CDS encoding family 43 glycosylhydrolase, which translates into the protein MNPLSRVVTAALLAGVSMIPAGAQQRTSATKAYNPLVPDNIADPSLVMFKDTFYLYATTDVDAGLAKGGTPVVWKSTDFIHWHFDGPLTLPGLDWDKPYAFTDAKGKEKTGYFRYWAPGKAVYKNGKYYLFPTIVTPDDKVGTYTVVADNPAGPFAFTNGTGIYFNQPDKAAEQTKPVADDIDGEPFVEEDGKAYLYWRRRFASALQDDLLTRQGDVVSIPTKLQGYSEGPGLFKRKGIYYYFYTLSGHASYCNGYMISRKSPLSAFEVPAGKNIFIRSDTATGIWGPGHGNVFQFPGTDEFIFLYLEYGEGGTTRQVFANRMQFNADGTIKPMQVDGKGVWWSRYKVRPRLNKAAKAVITASGYRKEKVVTTKIEADPEGGEGAFKGVKEISRTFTYTPANAADGSNGTRWWADTADKAPWIQFDLGKTQTVNSCEMYFVFPTYGNSWIMEKSVDGIHWTVCGTQPEQKVCSPHVVNAIGKARYIRIKITGGAAGLWECNIY
- a CDS encoding BNR repeat-containing protein, with the translated sequence MRKRGIGLLCAATLCYGIGAIAQQKAQLIPVADGWAANSVNAVIFRKNALTTYKDTQFIAFYNVNKQVVLGKRKLGKSQWILHTTAFTGNASDAHNAISIMTDGKGYLHLSWDHHNNVLHYTRSVAPGALQMEAPMVMTGKHEQKVAYPEFYKLPGGNLLFLYRDGASGNGNLVVNTYDIATRQWVQLQDNLIDGEGKRNAYCQTTVDAKGAIHISWVWRESPDVATNHDMCYARSTDGGITWEKTTGEKYTLPITAATAEYACRIPQQSELINQTAMYADEKGNPYIATYWKPAGTQVPQFQLVYYHQGQWHSSIITRRITSFSLSGTGTKKIPVSRPQVVVNNKGKQVSACVIFRDAERGSKISVATCKNIARSQWEIKDIYEASVDQWEPLYDTDVWHTKGLLHLFVQQVAQGDGEKTENVPPRPVSVLEWKPVF